A stretch of Vicia villosa cultivar HV-30 ecotype Madison, WI unplaced genomic scaffold, Vvil1.0 ctg.001892F_1_1, whole genome shotgun sequence DNA encodes these proteins:
- the LOC131637022 gene encoding uncharacterized protein LOC131637022, whose protein sequence is MDIPTDTVKERTRHTRAYKIPDIDVSGLIGLSSRLEGEVLRDFNHDYGNLLSILKTSFDTMALITLFQFYDPQLRCFTFQDYQLVPTLEEFSYILNIRITDDVPFIRVPEVVRFEKIAEALHMGIKEVERNWKSSGGISGFYLCFLISRAEDAAKKEQWVDFSRLLAIMIYGIVLFPSRENFVSLAAICVFMNKNPVPTLLADAYFSIHSRSKKGGYVVGSCLPLLYQWFMLHLPVRGPFVLKKSSLKWSDRIVNLTSYDIRWNYCMGKIWNIITSCGQYPNVPLIGTRGCISYNPTLAYRQLGYTMERAQNDVEAFESVYFADGKDPLELEKIAYAWTKVHKRDQTTLSKKVPIAMGPYRKWVEARVKDLLLPFARSCPLYEQPPVVLSDTVAAEVYIQTEADNIKLRAKDNEVGLERYFQDREKAELARKLKHAQGEGSSMTHAQRRSHDLMEESLYRKQQECAKLRRSENNSKRRMQDSEQQLMEEKAKSARLEEELASLRSQRRGDGGAHSVVRRS, encoded by the coding sequence ATGGACATTCCCACTGATACCGTCAAAGAGCGTACGAGGCATACCAGAGCTTATAAGATTCCGGATATTGATGTTTCGGGGTTGATTGGTTTGAGTTCTCGGTTGGAAGGGGAGGTTCTCCGTGACTTCAATCATGATTATGGCAATTTGCTCTCCAtcctcaaaacatctttcgatACAATGGCTTTGATCACCCtgtttcagttctatgatccacaGTTGAGGTGTTTTACGTTTCAGGACTATCAACTGGTGCCAACACTCGAGGAGTTTTCTTACATACTCAACATTCGAATCACTGATGATGTACCTTTCATTCGAGTTCCTGAGGTTGTGAGATTTGAAAAAATAGCTGAAGCTCTTCACATGGGTATAAAGGAGGTGGAAAGAAATTGGAAGTCATCGGGCGGTATTTCTGGTTTCTATCTTTGCTTTTTGATTAGTAGGGCTGAGGATGCGGCTAAGAAGGAGCAGTGGGTTGATTTTAGTCGTTTGCTTGCTATCATGATCTATGGTATTGTTTTATTCCCTTCAAGAGAGAACTTTGTGAGTTTGGCGGCGATTTGTGTCTTTATGAACAAAAACCCCGTGCCAACGTTGCTTGCAGATGCTTATTTTTCGATCCATTCGAGAAGTAAGAAGGGAGGATATGTTGTTGGTTCTTGTCTTCCGTTGTTGTATCAGTGGTTCATGTTGCATTTGCCGGTGAGAGGACCTTttgtgctcaagaagagttctcttAAGTGGTCAGATAGGATTGTTAACCTCACATCTTATGACATCAGGTGGAACTATTGTATGGGGAAAATTTGGAACATCATCACTAGTTGCGGTCAATATCCCAACGTTCCTCTCATAGGAACCAGGGGTTGCATTAGTTACAATCCCACACTCGCCTATCGTCAATTGGGATATACAATGGAAAGGGCTcagaatgatgtagaagcgtttgAATCAGTGTACTTTGCTGATGGTAAAGATCCTCTGGAGCTAGAAAAGATAGCGTATGCTTGGACCAAAGTTCACAAGAGAGATCAGACTACTTTGAGcaagaaggttcctattgctatgGGTCCTTACCGAAAGTGGGTTGAAGCGAGAGTGAAAGATTTGTTGTTGCCATTTGCGAGGTCATGTCCATTGTATGAGCAACCTCCCGTGGTTTTATCTGATACCGTTGCGGCTGAAGTCTATATTCAAACTGAAGCGGACAACATCAAACTAAGAGCAAAGGACAATGAGGTTGGCTTGGAGAGGTATTTTCAAGATCGCGAAAAGGCGGAATTGGCTCGTAAGCTCAAGCATGCGCAAGGTGAAGGTTCAAGCATGACACATGCCCAAAGGCGATCGCATGACTTGATGGAAGAAAGCTTGTACCGAAAACAGCAGGAATGTGCGAAGTTGCGAAGGTCCGAAAACAATAGCAAGAGAAGGATGCAGGATTCAGAACAACAGTTGATGGAAGAGAAAGCCAAGTCAGCTCGACTTGAAGAAGAGCTCGCAAGCCTCCGATCCCAGCGGAGAGGAGATGGAGGAGCTCATTCTGTTGTCAGACGATCCTAG